The Wansuia hejianensis genomic interval CAGTGAATACGCCTGCCGGCTTTTCAATCAACACGTGAACTCCGGCTGCCAGAGCTGCCTCAGCCATAGCTATATGGAAGAAATGAGGCGTACAGATCAAAACAGCGTCTATACATCCACTGTCCAGCATCTCCTGATAATCTGTAAATAAAGCGGTCTGTTCCAGCCCGTATTTCTTCCGCACCGTTTCCATATGCTGCAAATTCCTGCTGGACACAGCGCACAGGCTGCAGCCTGTAATTCTCTGTTTTACAATTAATTTTATATATTCTTCCGCAATATAACCGATCCCGGCAATCCCGATCCGTACCATACTTCCTGCCCCCTGTACTCATACACACCAGCTTTTCAGCGCCGGTACCCTTTTCTCACTTTCATACCAGCGGTCCAGCTCCGGCACCCTTTTCTTACATTCACACCAGCGGTCCAGCTCCGGCACCCTTTTCTCACTCTCACACCGGCGGTCCAGCTCCGGCACCCTTTTCTCACTCTCACACCAACGATCCAGCGCCAGGCCTGTAATTTTCCCGCATCCTGCCGGAAAGCGCTGTTCATTCTCCTGTCTGACGCTTTCATGCATTGCTGCATATCCAGAAATATAGATGAGCGATACAATCTGGCCTCCCACATTTTTTCTGGCTCTGCACAAACCCGTCTCTCCTTCCTTCAGGAGACAATGACGAGGGCAGACTCTGCGGGCGGCTCTCATGCTTTTTCCCCGTGACGGATCACCTGAAAACGTTCCAGCATCACATCCCGGTCCTCCTGACGGATGCCGGCTTTCTCTTTTGCGATCGCCACTTGATGTTCCGGCGATTCCACTCCTTCCAGCTCTGACAGCTCTTCCGGCGACACCGGCGGAAACCTGGGATCTCTGGTGCCGGCGCTCACCGCATGATCAATGATTTCTCCGGCGATACACTCACAAAAAGGAGCTATGCTTCCAATACACCCCCGCAGATGCCCTCCTTTATGCAGGGAAACAAAAGCCCCTGCCTGTTCCCGGACCATCTCTTCCGGCAGGCCGTCAGGTATCTCCAGGCGTTTGCCTGATTTCACATAATGCTCCAGTGCTGCCCTCGCCAGCGCAGTATAGGGATCCTCGGTCGCCTTTTTATACTGCTCCAGGAAATTTCTGTCAGAGTCTTTGCCAGTGACCATGTACATACAGATCCCATAACCAACTCCGAAATTCCCCTGATACGACAGCTTCTCCGCCCGCACTTTCTTCCGGTCCAGCGCCCCTGCCAGTATCGTAAAGGATCTGTGCCCACATTCCCCGGCCCTGCTGCAGAAATCCTCAGGAAATTCTCCTCTTCTCCTCCGCCCAAAGTTCCCCAGGGCATTTCCTTTTCCTCCCCGGTGCGGCACAGGGCTTCCACAAATTTTGCGTCACAATCCGCTCCAACACTCACCTGTCCGGCCTGAAAACGGCTGAAATCCCCGGTAAGCCTGTTATCTGGACGGATATGGAAATAATCCCGGCAGAGAATTGAATGGGGCGAGATCACCACAATGGTATCCGGCTTTATTCTCGCGGTCTCCTTTCCCACACGATGGTACGCTTCTATTGTTTCCGCAATCTCTCTCTGTTCGCCCCTTCCCACTTCAGGGATAATCAACGGGGGATGTGGTACCATAAATCCGGCTGTAACTGACATGGCAATCTCTCCTTTCACCGGCAGAGAATTTTCACAGTCTCCGCCAAAATATCTGAACCGCAGCGGCCGCAAAACAGGCTATACTTATGATACTTATACAATAGCACAGAATCCCGTGCGCGCACAGATACCCGTATTATATTTTCTATAAATCTATGCATTCCTTATGACCGGTCAGAGATATACAGCCCGTGATCGCATCAGCCGTGTACACCATTCCAGAAAAGTGGTATACTATACAACTGATAATATTAATGCGTTTTATAATGAAAAAGAGATGATGGCTGTGCAATTTATTCAGCCATTGGAGCAGGAAGCTACTGCCGGAATTCTGCTGGCTTTATGCATTATCCTGTTTGCCGGACTACTTTTTGCTAAAATAACCAGTTTTTTCCGTCTTCCCCGTGTAACTGGCTATATTCTGGTCGGAATATTGATAGGACCGGATGTGCTGGGGTTAATCACCTCACAATTCTTCATCCACATGGATTTTGTCAGTGATATCGCATTGGCATGTATTGCATTTGGCGTTGGGAAATATTTTAAGCTGTAAGAACTGCGCAAGACCGGTAAAGAAATCTTCCTGATTACGCTGGCAGAGTCATTCATTGCAGGTATTTTTGTCACTCTGTTCACATACTGTATATTCCGCACTTCCTGGGACTTCTCTCTTCTCCTGGGCGCAGTGGCAACTGCGACGGCCCCGGCCAGTACAATTATGACAATCAAGCAATACCATGCGCGCGGTGAATTCGTGCGCCTTTTGCTCCAGATCGTCGCATTGGACGACGCTGTATGCCTCCTCGCCTTCAGCTTCGCGTCTGCCATAGTTTCTTCCAACGTCAACGGCGCATTTTCTATCCAGGCAATCGGGTTGCCCATCCTGTACAACATTCTGGCAATCGCCGCCGGATGCCTCTGTGCCTGGGCGCTGTTTAAATCTCACGCCAGACGCAGCCCCCTCTTATTACTAAATTTCACAGGAGTATATCCAGTTCTTAAATCCACAATTTTTCGCCGACTGATAGACTGGCTGAATGACCTCCGCCAGCGCCTTTGAAAATTCTACACAGGAAAGGCCCTGCCTGTAAATCCGTTGCCGGACGTCATCACTATTCAGATGCTCTCTGGCACATTTTTCAAATGCATCCCTTACCGTATCGTATTTCCACATCATTTTATAGGAGAAGAATTCCTGACCTGCCAGCTTTGGAAAATATGTGTCCCAGTCAGGCAGGTAATTGCTCTTGCTGCTGTTAATACTCCTGGTTGTGGGACTCAGGTTCCAGAGTTCATCATGCGCCACATAAGACCATGGCACAAAATGATCAATAGAAATATCTCTGCCCGTTAACTGCACCTGGCCGTAGATGTCCTGAACAGGACGGATGCTCAGTAAGAGCTTCCAGTATTTTTTTACCTTTTCCAGTTTCCGTTCCTGGGGAGGATATAGCTTATCTGCAATACCTGGAACGCTCGGATTGCGTTTCTGAAGATAACAGATCATGTGATACTGCAGCCAGCCCTTGATAATCGCCTGGTTCTCATGGATATAGGTAAACCAGTCATCCTCTATGCGTATGGTTGTCTGCAGCCCGTTGAAGCAGTCAAAATAATAAAGCAGATTTGGTTCCTGATTGATTCTTTCAATCAAATCCCTTTCTGAAACCTTCCAGGCGGTTCCCTTCATCGTCTTCATAAAAGGAGCCTGGAGGCGGTATGGGACATTTCTCTTAAGAATCTGTTTCCTATTGATCAGTTCTTTGTCAGTGCTGCGTTTCAGAAAGCTGACGATATTGGATTTTTTCTCAGAAGGCCTCATCTGCGTAACCGTCTGTATGTAATTGACCAAAGCCTCCAGGTTATCCTTAGGACCCAGATTTAAATGGTACTCGGTAACCATGTACCATGCGTCGGCTATCATTTCATCAATCAGCTCTTCGAAGGAGATTCTCCTTTTTCCTTCCAGGATTTTAGACACAATCGCCTGGAACCAGAAAAATTTGTAGCATTCACTGGTGTTGTCAAACAAACGGCTTAAGTATCTGATTTCCAGATCTTCTGCGTATGGGAGATGCATGGGGATTCCTCCTTTTTATACTGTATATTATTTGCCCATTGTCCAGCTTTGGCCGGCATAATACTTGACAATCTGACTTCATTATATGTGAAAGCACACCGCCTGGCTTTTGTTGCCCTAAGACAGCTATAAGTATTATCGGAAGGTTACTATAGATAATCCCTCGATTTACTTACCTTGCTCCTTCGGCTTGAAGTATCTGAAAAGTTGTTGCAATCTCTTCCCGGCAGTAAAATTCAGCAGACTTAATATGTGCTATATCTGTTTAACACAATCTCCCGGAACTTTTCTCCCGAATAAAAATACTCTGTTTTTCCATTTGCCTTCATCGTGAATAACCATTTGAAATTTATACGCCACCTGCGCGGGTGTTAATTCCGATGGATTCAAATTGTCCTTAATTGCATCTGTATGTATCCTGTAATTCAGTTTGGAAGTAGCTTCTATCCACTTCTTTGGTGACATTGTAAATGCGTTTGCTCCTGCCTGCTTTTTAAGCCCCTCGAATTCGAGGGGTTTAAAATCTGGATTATGAAGCTTTTCCCATAATCCCAATAATTCTATCACATCTCGATTTCTCATCCAATTTTGTATAACCGCTGTTGGGTCATCACTTTTATATCGAGTTATATCCGTCAATGAAATAATTTCATTTTCAAAGTCCTGTGTTTAATACCAATATCTCCTCCTGCAATAATATCATAAACATTCTCAAACATAGTAACTCCTTCTCCAAATTCCACCTTCACATTTATCGTACTATCTGGTGATTTGTGGGACAAAAGTACAATGGATTCAACGGTATTACCTTTCTCCCACAAAAGTCGCCTTACTTCTTGACCATCCTTATATATAGGGAAGTTAAACTCTATTGACTTCAAAGGGTTCTCTGACTCTCCATTTGGATATATTTGAATTTCCTTTATGAGGTAAGTGATAAGGCTTTTCTTTTCTTCATCGCTTATTATATCATAGAGCTTTCCGAAATTCAGCATAAGCTTGTAAATATTGTCCAGAGTGATTGCTTCCATTTCAATGGAACTTCTTCTGAGCTTTACATCTTCAATCCGTTCTTCCAGCTCCACAATCGTATCATACAAACCATCAAGCCTTAATGTCATATCATGGATTTTTCTTTCTCTGAAACGAGCATCAATAGGCAGATTATCAATCTCTCTCTCCAGACGAGCTTTGTTCAAATCCACTTCTTTCAGCTTACTCTCATAATTAGCAAGTTCCTTATCAATGGCAGTAGTATCAGTCTGTACACCAATACGCTTTTCTATCTCTTTAGCAAAATATTTATCACTTACCAATTCCTTAACAGCCTCAATTACAAGTGGTTCAATGTCTGTTTTTCTAAGAGATGCCTTGTAATCACAATGATGTCCTCTCTCTTGCTTGTTTCTACCGCAGATATAATAGTAAACTTCTTTGTATGTGCCATCTTTATTCGTCCATGCGTGTTTATTCGTATACATTGAGCTTCCACAAAGAGGACACTTTAATATTCCCGTTAAAAGATGTGACCTGTCCTTGCCAATTTTTGACGGCTGCTTGATTCCCGTCAATGCCCGTTTCGCATGGACTTTCTGCCAGAGTTCCTCGCTGACAATTCCCTCATGCTGCCCATCCTCTAAAATATAATCATCCGTATGGACTTGCTTGTATTCATTTTTTGTCCCTTTTACCTTTTCCCGTGTCCTTCTGCCATAAGCAATTTTCCCACAATAAACAGGGTTGTCTAATATCTGCCGTATTAAATGATTACTCCATGTTTCCAACTTCCCATTCTGACGGGGTATCTTCTTTATCCCTTGTAAATTAAGATATTTTGCTACTCCGCCAAGCCCTATGTCTGAACTGGCAAACTTATCAAATATAATTCGGATTGCGTCAGCTTCAGTTTCTTCTATTAAAAGCTGGTTATCTTTTAGATAATATCCATACGGTGCAAAGCCGCCGTTCCAGCCACCCTGCCGAGCTTTTTCCCTGCGTCCGTTCATCGTCTGCTCAATGATATTTTCTCTCTCAATTTCTGCGACCGCAGATAATACAGAAATTAAAAGTTTTCCGCTTGTCTGGGATGAATCAATACCTTCCTCAATGCAAATAAGATTTATTCCGTATGATTGAACAAACTCCAACGAATTTAGAATATCTGCTGCGTTTCTTCCAAAGCGTGAAAGCTTATAAACCAGAATATAATCTATCTCCAATCCGTTCTTTATATCGGAAAGCATCTTCTTAAATGCGGGGCGTCCCTCAATAGATTTTCCCGATTTACCTGCATCTTCATAAATGCCGACAATATCCATTTCTTCTCGGTCAGCAAATCGTTTTAAGCTATTTTTCTGCCCCTCAAGACTATATCCATCCACCTGCATTTCAGTACTTACTCTCGGATACAGGACACATTTCTTTCCTTCTCTGTTCATTGTACCACCTCCGATAATTTAGGAAAATGTGATATGTAAGGTTGCGTAAACCTACGCAACGCTATCCAGTTCCTGCAAAACAAATCTTCCGTATTTTTCAACCACCTGCACCATAGCTTTGATAAATGCATCAAAATTTTTCGCTTCATCAACCATGCTATCGTGCGGCTGTTCTGCATCTGGGGATGTTTTAACATTTTCCATCTGGCTACCTCCGCAAAATAAAGCGGCTGTGTACCCTAAATTATAGAGATACAGCCGCTGTCTGACCAATGTGCAAATTCCTCCGTTTTTGCTACTTTGCACATTTCTTTTCAGGTCTGTTATTGAGTGAAATACTAATGGCAAGAGCCTTATCAACTCTTGCCATTATGTTATCGGGCATCATTCCCATATACTGTTTTAACCGCTGCTTATCAAGCGTCCGTATCTGCTCAAGCAGGATAACGGAGTCCTTATCAAGCCCCTCAAAATCTGTTACTGAAGTATGTGTTGGTAATTTTGCTTTTGTGTGTACTCGGCTCGTAATCGCTGCAATAATAACTGTCGGGCTGTGTTTGTTCCCAGTATTGTTGGAGATAATAAGCACAGGTCTTGTGCCTCCCTGCTCTGAACCGACAACGGGATTAAGTTCTGCGTAGAAAACATCTCCACGCCTTATTATTCTTTCCATAGTGTTTGACCTCCTATCTGGAAAAGGCAGGCGTAACCTGCCTATGTAACAGCCAGATACAAGGAAGTATTTAAGGTCGGGAGAGCATAAACCAAACTCTGTTTCCATAGACCGCCCTGCATCTGGCTTTATGATAAGAGCATTTCAATTTGTCCTCGACACCCCGAAATGCTATGGGAAGTCGCCAAACGGTCAGCAGCTAACTGACGCCACGGGAGTTCCACCCCAACTG includes:
- a CDS encoding AMMECR1 domain-containing protein codes for the protein MPHRGGKGNALGNFGRRRRGEFPEDFCSRAGECGHRSFTILAGALDRKKVRAEKLSYQGNFGVGYGICMYMVTGKDSDRNFLEQYKKATEDPYTALARAALEHYVKSGKRLEIPDGLPEEMVREQAGAFVSLHKGGHLRGCIGSIAPFCECIAGEIIDHAVSAGTRDPRFPPVSPEELSELEGVESPEHQVAIAKEKAGIRQEDRDVMLERFQVIRHGEKA
- a CDS encoding cation:proton antiporter domain-containing protein, which produces MAGIFVTLFTYCIFRTSWDFSLLLGAVATATAPASTIMTIKQYHARGEFVRLLLQIVALDDAVCLLAFSFASAIVSSNVNGAFSIQAIGLPILYNILAIAAGCLCAWALFKSHARRSPLLLLNFTGVYPVLKSTIFRRLIDWLNDLRQRL
- a CDS encoding HNH endonuclease domain-containing protein is translated as MHLPYAEDLEIRYLSRLFDNTSECYKFFWFQAIVSKILEGKRRISFEELIDEMIADAWYMVTEYHLNLGPKDNLEALVNYIQTVTQMRPSEKKSNIVSFLKRSTDKELINRKQILKRNVPYRLQAPFMKTMKGTAWKVSERDLIERINQEPNLLYYFDCFNGLQTTIRIEDDWFTYIHENQAIIKGWLQYHMICYLQKRNPSVPGIADKLYPPQERKLEKVKKYWKLLLSIRPVQDIYGQVQLTGRDISIDHFVPWSYVAHDELWNLSPTTRSINSSKSNYLPDWDTYFPKLAGQEFFSYKMMWKYDTVRDAFEKCAREHLNSDDVRQRIYRQGLSCVEFSKALAEVIQPVYQSAKNCGFKNWIYSCEI
- a CDS encoding recombinase family protein, whose amino-acid sequence is MNREGKKCVLYPRVSTEMQVDGYSLEGQKNSLKRFADREEMDIVGIYEDAGKSGKSIEGRPAFKKMLSDIKNGLEIDYILVYKLSRFGRNAADILNSLEFVQSYGINLICIEEGIDSSQTSGKLLISVLSAVAEIERENIIEQTMNGRREKARQGGWNGGFAPYGYYLKDNQLLIEETEADAIRIIFDKFASSDIGLGGVAKYLNLQGIKKIPRQNGKLETWSNHLIRQILDNPVYCGKIAYGRRTREKVKGTKNEYKQVHTDDYILEDGQHEGIVSEELWQKVHAKRALTGIKQPSKIGKDRSHLLTGILKCPLCGSSMYTNKHAWTNKDGTYKEVYYYICGRNKQERGHHCDYKASLRKTDIEPLVIEAVKELVSDKYFAKEIEKRIGVQTDTTAIDKELANYESKLKEVDLNKARLEREIDNLPIDARFRERKIHDMTLRLDGLYDTIVELEERIEDVKLRRSSIEMEAITLDNIYKLMLNFGKLYDIISDEEKKSLITYLIKEIQIYPNGESENPLKSIEFNFPIYKDGQEVRRLLWEKGNTVESIVLLSHKSPDSTINVKVEFGEGVTMFENVYDIIAGGDIGIKHRTLKMKLFH
- a CDS encoding type II toxin-antitoxin system PemK/MazF family toxin; translation: MERIIRRGDVFYAELNPVVGSEQGGTRPVLIISNNTGNKHSPTVIIAAITSRVHTKAKLPTHTSVTDFEGLDKDSVILLEQIRTLDKQRLKQYMGMMPDNIMARVDKALAISISLNNRPEKKCAK